One window of Nymphaea colorata isolate Beijing-Zhang1983 chromosome 1, ASM883128v2, whole genome shotgun sequence genomic DNA carries:
- the LOC116248826 gene encoding BEL1-like homeodomain protein 1, whose protein sequence is MATYFSTNMPGIQAADNMQTLYLMNPGFVGFPDAPAQGNIFMFGQHAGNQLPGNEQQFISIPMMAQPPAMGSHPSELSPAINAASNLRQHNLWRNNPSEFSFVQSINQTSPTTTNASSSGNQHHIPGIVADSGHQSVGEVPSQVGLRREQQGGLSLSLSSSPVQFMASTNSFRSDAPAAAAVLPSSAGGGGSGGEETGEERTVKWEGGLQSVLMGSKYLKAAQQLLDEVVNVGRGMKSQGDAKSTEKEGKTKKEPTAEDRGDVGSNQGSELSAADRQELQMKKAKLITMMEEVDQRYKQYRHQMQVVVSSFEAAAGAGAARAYTALALQTISKQFRCLRDAISGQIRLTNRSLGEEDGLGGSGKADVSRLRYIDHQLRQQRAFQQLGMVQNNAWRPQRGLPERSVSVLRAWLFEHFLHPYPKDADKVMLAKQTGLTRSQVSNWFINARVRLWKPMVEEMYMEEIKEQENEGKSEEIKPSKSAEANEDSAEMNPAETESPPAATQAINKSTKSQNEETTGKRSSPPSLSTATTAISSLGNLRNLTGLGLIMSPSSSDHAPSILDNDSLNQFTPKKIRNNGFHNLSPLPSVNTNTSITAEAPNAGGFVNRQGYDLAAAVAAAAAAATENGGSYGSYQMGDIGRYSHDSFAPRGSGVSLTLGLPHCDSLSLSGSQHACLSSPTMAMGRRHDLGSESSNGFCIQNPSAAAAASHPGNAYDTITMQGRKRFAAQLLPDFVI, encoded by the exons ATGGCTACATACTTCTCGACCAACATGCCGGGAATTCAGGCTGCGGACAATATGCAGACACTGTACTTGATGAACCCAGGTTTTGTTGGATTCCCTGACGCGCCGGCACAGGGAAACATATTTATGTTCGGCCAACATGCCGGAAATCAGTTGCCGGGAAACGAACAGCAATTTATCAGCATCCCCATGATGGCTCAACCACCGGCTATGGGCAGCCACCCAAGTGAGTTGAGTCCTGCCATCAACGCCGCCTCCAATCTCAGGCAGCACAACCTGTGGAGGAACAATCCAAGTGAATTCTCGTTTGTCCAATCGATCAACCAGACCAGCCCCACCACCACCAACGCCAGTTCCTCCGGGAACCAACATCATATTCCGGGAATTGTCGCCGATTCCGGCCATCAATCCGTCGGCGAAGTCCCATCGCAGGTCGGCCTGCGGAGGGAGCAGCAGGGTGGGCTGTCACTGAGCCTGTCTTCCTCGCCGGTGCAATTCATGGCCTCAACCAATTCTTTCAGGTCGGACGCACCGGCAGCAGCGGCGGTGCTTCCATCTTCGGCAGgaggcggcggcagcggcggggAGGAAACTGGAGAGGAGAGGACCGTGAAATGGGAAGGTGGACTGCAGAGCGTTTTAATGGGGTCCAAGTATCTGAAAGCTGCGCAGCAACTTCTGGATGAGGTTGTGAATGTGGGGAGGGGGATGAAGAGCCAGGGGGATGCTAAATCGACGGAAAAGGAAGGCAAGACCAAGAAGGAACCGACGGCTGAAGATAGAGGAGATGTGGGGAGCAACCAAGGGAGTGAATTGAGTGCTGCAGACAGGCAAGAGCTTCAGATGAAGAAAGCTAAGCTGATCACCATGATGGAAGAG GTGGACCAGAGGTACAAACAGTACCGCCATCAAATGCAGGTGGTGGTCTCATCCTTTGAGGCTGCAGCCGGTGCTGGCGCCGCGAGGGCTTACACTGCCCTCGCCCTGCAGACCATCTCCAAGCAGTTCAGGTGCCTGCGTGACGCCATTTCCGGGCAGATCAGGCTAACAAACAGGAGCTTGGGAGAAGAAGACGGACTCGGCGGCAGCGGCAAGGCCGATGTCTCGAGGCTTAGGTACATCGATCACCAGCTGAGGCAGCAGAGGGCATTTCAGCAGCTGGGCATGGTGCAGAACAATGCCTGGAGGCCGCAGAGGGGACTTCCGGAAAGATCAGTCTCGGTGCTTAGGGCTTGGCTCTTTGAACACTTCCTTCACCC ATACCCTAAAGATGCAGACAAGGTGATGCTTGCCAAACAAACAGGCCTAACTAGAAGTCag GTGTCAAACTGGTTCATAAATGCACGAGTTAGGCTGTGGAAGCCAATGGTTGAAGAGATGTACATGGAAGAGATAAAGGAGCAAGAAAACGAGGGCAAGTCGGAGGAAATTAAACCAAGCAAGAGTGCAGAGGCCAACGAGGACTCAGCTGAAATGAACCCTGCAGAGACAGAGAGCCCTCCCGCTGCAACTCAAGCCATCAACAAGAGCACCAAAAGCCAAAACGAAGAGACAACTGGGAAAAGATCTTCACCACCATCCCTTTCCACAGCAACTACTGCCATCTCAAGCCTCGGAAACCTTAGAAACCTGACCGGGCTTGGCCTCATTATGTCCCCCTCCTCATCTGATCATGCACCAAGCATCCTTGACAATGATTCTCTCAACCAATTCACACCAAAAAAGATCAGAAACAACGGTTTCCATAACTTAAGTCCACTTCCATCTGTGAACACCAACACCAGCATCACTGCAGAGGCACCAAACGCAGGAGGATTCGTCAATCGGCAAGGCTATGACCTTGCAGCAGCAGTTGCTGCCGCTGCTGCAGCAGCAACTGAAAATGGAGGAAGTTATGGTTCTTACCAAATGGGTGATATTGGGAGATACAGCCATGATTCTTTTGCACCTAGAGGAAGTGGGGTCTCCCTCACTTTAGGCCTTCCTCATTGTGATTCACTGTCTCTGTCTGGTTCACAGCATGCCTGTCTCTCTAGCCCAACCATGGCAATGGGGAGGAGGCATGATTTGGGGAGTGAATCTTCAAATGGTTTCTGCATTCAGAACCCTAGTGCAGCAGCAGCTGCAAGTCACCCAGGCAATGCCTATGACACCATCACCATGCAAGGCAGGAAGCGATTTGCTGCTCAACTGTTACCAGACTTTGTTATTTGA